One window of the Wenzhouxiangella sp. XN24 genome contains the following:
- a CDS encoding type II toxin-antitoxin system VapC family toxin, with product MGFLIDTCIWIDVEQGRLGPADVAVFTGDAPVYLSPITLAELRLGIEKAADAGVRQKRLATYRRMKRKPLLPIDADTADVFGEIAGILARTGARSHRTRVQDLWLASQAIQHGLGLVTRNPADFAGIPGLDVVEVKGTPAR from the coding sequence GTGGGTTTCCTGATCGACACCTGCATCTGGATCGACGTAGAGCAGGGCCGGCTCGGCCCGGCGGACGTGGCGGTCTTCACCGGCGATGCGCCGGTCTACCTGTCCCCGATCACGCTCGCCGAGCTGCGCCTCGGCATCGAGAAGGCGGCCGATGCCGGCGTGCGCCAGAAGCGACTGGCGACCTACCGGCGGATGAAGCGCAAGCCCTTGCTGCCGATCGACGCCGACACAGCGGACGTGTTCGGCGAGATCGCAGGCATCCTCGCCCGGACCGGCGCACGCTCCCATCGCACACGAGTGCAGGACCTGTGGCTGGCCAGCCAGGCCATCCAGCATGGCCTCGGCCTGGTGACGCGCAATCCCGCGGACTTCGCCGGAATCCCGGGGCTCGACGTGGTCGAGGTGAAGGGCACACCTGCGCGTTGA
- a CDS encoding type II toxin-antitoxin system Phd/YefM family antitoxin — protein sequence MRKITATELARNLRAVLDRVRESGESYVVERGGQPVVQVSPTPGRQDAQQALADLYRTLAPEAAQDWLEDARRGGEALDDELRDPWVS from the coding sequence ATGCGAAAGATCACCGCTACGGAACTGGCGCGCAACCTTCGCGCCGTGCTCGACCGGGTGCGAGAGTCGGGCGAGTCGTACGTCGTGGAGCGGGGCGGGCAGCCCGTGGTCCAGGTGTCACCGACGCCCGGTCGGCAGGATGCGCAGCAGGCACTGGCCGACCTCTACCGCACGTTAGCGCCCGAGGCGGCGCAGGACTGGCTGGAAGACGCCCGCCGTGGTGGCGAGGCGCTCGACGACGAGCTGCGCGATCCGTGGGTTTCCTGA
- a CDS encoding nucleotidyl transferase AbiEii/AbiGii toxin family protein, whose amino-acid sequence MTVGSVLLAAVTAQEACKKLGLAFCVIGGVALQRWGEPRFTADADISVLIEAGQERRIAEALLGELPARIDDAIGFATRTRVVLARSVHNVGIDIVLASLPFEARVIARATPWSLGNGHSLRTCGAEDLVVMKVFAARDKDWADVTSILERQGKKLDLDLIRQELVPLLEAKGEPDLLAELEKRIKRHL is encoded by the coding sequence ATGACCGTCGGGTCGGTCCTGCTGGCTGCCGTCACTGCACAGGAGGCATGCAAGAAGCTTGGATTGGCATTCTGCGTGATTGGCGGGGTCGCGCTGCAGCGCTGGGGAGAGCCTCGCTTTACTGCCGACGCCGACATTTCGGTGCTCATTGAGGCGGGACAAGAGCGGCGGATCGCCGAGGCCTTGCTCGGCGAACTGCCCGCAAGAATCGACGATGCCATCGGCTTCGCAACGAGAACACGCGTTGTCCTGGCACGCTCTGTGCACAACGTCGGCATCGACATCGTATTGGCCAGTTTGCCGTTCGAGGCCAGGGTGATTGCTCGAGCCACTCCCTGGTCTCTTGGTAATGGCCATTCGCTGCGGACTTGCGGCGCCGAAGACCTCGTGGTCATGAAGGTATTTGCGGCACGCGACAAGGATTGGGCCGACGTCACCAGCATCCTGGAAAGGCAGGGGAAGAAGCTCGACCTCGACTTGATCCGGCAGGAGCTGGTGCCGCTGCTGGAGGCGAAGGGCGAGCCGGACCTCCTGGCCGAACTCGAGAAGCGTATCAAGCGTCACCTCTAG
- a CDS encoding ATP-binding protein has product MRIFSKRLSDVTPEDVATIVDTNYPEGETVEYKETLPARQGQDPWIGGGSTVSDYARNKILAEAVAFANAQGGTIILGIRESEDHPRRAVAITPIPRCAELAERIRLQIRDCIEPQLGATQVKEVSLDAQGNGVVVIEIEKSVGAPHRLVTTKECYIRRADRTERMTMREIQESVLLVSAATERFEERFRRVKERCAEHLSSWDQDLRRSSDDAVVPSVGRLIAVAVPVTSGLIVPDVHTSDGIVPAPRDVRLTIGQGQCDCHMFKPYVRRRPIVRGCSWISDSQPMRAAIEVHDNGAVAWIVQWQNRGQDEVLLFGAWTAAFAVNFLTQVQRVRESMGAPDAEYGMDYSLLFSEPPTLIRYGGRSVFNSAGEFENSVLHLPRYSCRDSDHFNQLLKDISRDVFAFAGCVSGDEAFQVVDPPWVSD; this is encoded by the coding sequence GTGCGAATCTTTTCCAAACGACTCAGCGATGTAACGCCAGAAGATGTAGCTACGATAGTTGACACCAACTATCCGGAGGGCGAAACGGTTGAGTATAAAGAGACTCTTCCGGCACGACAGGGCCAGGATCCGTGGATTGGTGGCGGCAGCACGGTGAGCGACTACGCCCGCAACAAAATTCTCGCTGAAGCCGTCGCTTTCGCAAACGCCCAAGGCGGAACGATCATACTCGGCATTCGGGAATCCGAGGATCATCCGAGACGTGCCGTGGCGATCACTCCGATCCCAAGATGCGCAGAACTCGCGGAACGCATTCGGTTGCAGATCCGTGACTGCATTGAGCCGCAGCTTGGCGCAACACAGGTTAAGGAGGTGAGTCTCGATGCTCAAGGAAACGGAGTAGTAGTTATAGAAATAGAGAAATCCGTCGGCGCCCCTCATAGACTAGTTACTACAAAGGAATGTTACATCCGAAGGGCAGATCGCACTGAAAGAATGACTATGCGCGAAATCCAAGAATCAGTGCTTTTGGTTTCCGCTGCGACCGAGCGCTTTGAAGAAAGATTCAGACGGGTAAAGGAACGTTGCGCGGAGCATCTTAGTTCTTGGGACCAAGACCTCCGGCGTTCGTCTGATGATGCTGTTGTGCCCTCGGTTGGCCGACTAATAGCCGTAGCGGTGCCGGTCACATCGGGTCTTATTGTTCCAGACGTTCATACCTCCGACGGAATCGTACCGGCTCCGCGTGATGTTCGTCTTACGATCGGGCAAGGCCAATGCGATTGTCATATGTTTAAGCCATATGTTCGCCGACGCCCAATCGTCAGGGGATGCTCATGGATATCTGATTCCCAACCAATGAGAGCCGCCATCGAAGTCCACGACAATGGTGCCGTAGCCTGGATCGTGCAGTGGCAGAATCGTGGTCAAGATGAAGTACTGCTGTTCGGAGCTTGGACTGCAGCTTTCGCTGTTAATTTTTTGACGCAGGTACAGCGAGTGCGCGAAAGCATGGGCGCACCAGATGCCGAGTACGGAATGGACTATTCGCTGCTATTTTCTGAGCCACCGACCCTGATCCGATATGGCGGACGCTCGGTTTTCAATTCTGCTGGAGAGTTTGAGAATTCAGTACTTCATTTGCCGCGTTACAGTTGTCGGGATTCAGATCATTTCAATCAATTGCTGAAAGATATTTCTCGTGACGTCTTCGCATTTGCCGGGTGCGTATCCGGTGATGAAGCATTTCAGGTGGTGGACCCGCCATGGGTTTCTGATTGA